Genomic DNA from Candidatus Koribacter versatilis Ellin345:
CACGTGTAGCTGATGATCTCGTGCTGGAGCAGTGTGCCGCCAATGGCGAGCACCATGCCAAGTTCACCGGCGAGAATGCCGCGACGTGCGGTGGCGGGCGAACTCATCCACTTGAGCGAGAAGATGAACAGCGCACTCGCGATCAGGTAACAGGCTTCAATGACGTACTCGGTGCCGGGCATCGGGTTCATTGGGCTTTGCTCGCTGGCCTGCTGGTTTTGAACATCCGCAGCATACGGTCGGTAATGAAGAAGCCACCGACCACGTTACTGGTCGCGGCGGCGATCGCAATGGTTCCCGCAATCGTTGTAAGACGACTGTGCGGATGCGCGCCGACTAGCGTAATGGCCCCGACGACAGCGATGGCGTCGAGCGCATTCGTCAGCGACATCAGCGGCGTGTGCAGCAGAGGCGACACGCGGCGTATGACCTCGAAGCCGATAAAGCAGGCCAGCATGAAAATGAACAGACCATCAATCAGGTTCAGCTTGAAGATCACGAGTATTCGTACCTCAGGGCAGAAGCCCCAGTGACGCGGGCGTAAACGTCCGCTTTACCCAAATGCTTGTTCATGCGAGCGGCGGCAGACCGAAGTGTTCGCGCACGCGCTTGTTCACGATCTGTCCTCCGCGCGTGAGCAGCGTGTCAGTGGTGACCTGGTCGCTCATGTCGTAGAGGAACTTCCCTTCCTTGGTCTGCGATTGCAGGAAGGTCAGCAGGTTCTTGGCGTACATCTGGCTCGCGTGGAACGGCACGCCGCTGGCGACATTGACTTGCCCGACGATGGTCACGCCATTCTCGACCACATTTTGTGCAGGCTTCGTCAGTTCGCAGTTGCCACCGCGTTCTGCCGCGAGATCCACGACGACGGATCCCGGCTGCATGCCACGAACCATCCCGGCAGGAACGAGCAAAGGCGCTTTCTTGCCCGGCACCACGGCGGTGGTAATCACCACGTCGCTCTCGGCGACAACTTTACCTAGCAGTTCGCGCTGCTTTTGATAGAAGGCCTCGTCCTGCGCCTTCGCGTAGCCGCGCTCATCCTGCGCGTCGCTAGTTTCAAGAGGCAGTTCGACGAACTTTGCGCCGAGCGACTGCACCTGCTCCTTCACTGCGGGCCGGACATCGTAAGCGCTCACCACTGCACCAAGACGACGGGCGGTTGCAATCGCCTGTAACCCCGCAACGCCTACGCCGATAATCAACACACGAGCTGGCGTAATCGTTCCTGCTGCAGTGGTCATCATTGGGAAAACACGCGGAACGAGGTCGGCGGCCATGAGCACCGCCTTGTATCCGGCGATGTTTGCCATGGATGAGAGTGCGTCCATGCTCTGCGCGCGGGTAATGCGTGGCATCAACTCGACTGCGAATGAAGTCACGCCGGCGTCGGCAATCTGCTGGACGACCTCTTTCGTGCCAAGTGGACGCAGAAATCCGACCAGCACCTGGTCTCGGCGGTAGAACGGCACGTCCTGCGCGCCGGTAATGTCATTGGCGCCGTCGCCAAGAACTTGAAGAATTGTGTCGGCGGAAGAAAAGACGGAAGCGCGGTCAGGCAGGACCTTCGCACCCTTTTCGACATACAGGGCATCGGGATAACCGGCATCAGCGCCGGCACCCGCTTGGATAACGACTTCTAAGCCCGCTTTCGCCAGGTTCGGAACAACTGCCGGGGTCAGCGCAACTCGCCGCTCCCCCGGATAGGACTCTCGGGGAACACCAACAATCACGAAAACTCCCTTTCGTAATTCGTGAGTGAACCAAACTCGCCGCACGGCATAGTACACCCTCGCGCGCGAATGGGGAAACCCGGCCAATGTCCGAATTCGTAATTGACTCTGCGATTGCCACGCATACCCTTGTTGGCCTCATCCTTTCAGACGGAGAACTACATGTATTGGCTCATCACCAATCGCAATATCGAAGCCAATGGTTTCGGCACGACATTCGCAGACGTCACGTACTGGACCGCTCCGGCAGACGCCGATCCCAAGCAAAAAGCGTCGTGGAGCCAGGAAACGAAGGACAGTTTCCGCGCCAAGCTCGTCGCGGTTGCGGATACTTTTCCTCCTCCGACCACCACTCAGCCCGCGGACCAGAAGCACATTACGTTTCTCGTGCACGGCTACAACAACTCGTGGTCGGATGCGATGGGCCTCTACCAGCGCGTTGCAACCAGCATGTATTCCGGCGCGAACGGCCTCGGCGAGTGCATTTCGTTCGACTGGCCTTCCAAGGGCGACCTGATGGGCTATCTGCCCGACCGGAGCCAAGCGCGGCAATCTGCCGAGGATTTCGCCGACGTGCTCAGCGATCTCTACGATTGGTTGCTGATCAAGGAAAACGCCGCCGCCAAGGATGTAAACAACGCCTGCAAGGCGAAGACCTCGCTCATCGCCCACAGCATGGGCAATTACGTCTTCCAGTGCGCGATGAATTACACCTGGACGAAGAAGAACCGTCCGCTGCTGGTAAGCCTGGTACATGAAGCGTTAATGGTCGCGGCCGATGTGGACAACGATCTCTTCCGAAGCGGCGAAGTCGTCGAATCGGGCGACGGTGAGGGCATCGCCAATCTCACGTACCGGATCACCGCCCTCTACAGCGGCCGAGACGCCGTGCTGGGCGTCTCATCGGGACTAAAGCATTTCGGCAAACGACGCCTCGGACGCAGTGGACTCGATCAGACTACCGCGCTTCCGGACAACGTTTGGGACATCGATTGCACCAACCTCATCCATCCGGATGTCAGCGGTATTTCCGTGCACGGATCTTACTTTTTCCCCGACGAATCGGATTGCTATCCCCTGATGAGAGAGTTGCTTCGCGGCATTGATCGCAGCGTGCTAATCGCCAAAGGTATGGTTCCCTCGGCGCTCTCGAAGACACAGACCGTCGGATCGTAAAAATGCCCCTGCCTTTGGCAGGGGCGAAGTAAACACAAACTGCAGCTTAGAACTGGTACTTGGCCGAGAGGCGAATACTGCGACCTCCCTGGCGTGCCCAGAACTTATCGAAGAGGTGGCTTGGATTGTCGGGCGCGATCGTGTTCACGTCCGTCGTCCAGAAACCGCCAGGGTTCGCCGACTCATTCGGGTGATTGAACGGGTTGTACATCTCGACGCGGAGCTGCAGGAACTGCGACTCATGCTTCGGGATCGGAATGTTGCGATTGATGCCGAAGTTGAAGTTGATCTGTCCCGGTAGTATGTAGCTGTTACGTCCTTCGTTTCCTGGACGACCGAATGGAATAAACCAGTGGTATCCATTCAGGTCGCTCTGGCTGATCGGGGCGCAAGTAGCCCAGTCGTACGCGGGTGCCGTTTGGGCGTCGCCCGGCCAGCAATAAGAGTATTGGCCGGAGATCGCCACGTTCGTCATCGGCGCTCTGCTGCTAAGCACGTCCGGACGTCCGCTGTAGCCGTGACCCTCGCCAGTGCTGTCGAGTGAGCCGACATAGATCGTGTCGGGCAAACCAGACTGCAGACTGGTGGTCCCGGTCCACTGCCAGTGACGTGAAATGTATCCAAGCACGTCGAGGGCCTTGTTTTCGGACTTAAAGCCCGGAACGTCCCAAACGTAAGTAAACGCCCAGCGCTGGAATGCATTGAAAGCAGACAAGCCACGATCGGCTTGGCGGTCCCACACGTTTTGCGCGTACGACGATCCACCCGTGATCACGAAAATGTTCGAACTGTCGTCGATCGACTTCGAGAAGGTATACGCGCTGCGCAGCATGAGGCCCTTGTTGAACTTGCGCTCCACCGTGAAGGCGAGGCCGTGATAGTACGAGTCGCCGCCGTTGGTGCGGATTGCCATGGCTCCGCGATCCGAGTTATAGCGGGGAATGTAAGCGCCCGTCGTGGCGTCATATCCGCCGAAGGGGTTGTAGTCGTCGTTTACCAGCAGCTTCTGACCGCGACTGCCGATATATGCGACGGTCGCGAGCAGGTTCCACGGCAGTTCGCGCTGGACGTCCAGGTTCCACTGCGTGGTACGCGGATTGGTCATGCGTTGCGAAACGCTGGTGACAGTGTTGAAAGGGCTGACGACCGGATCAAGCGAGTTGAAGAGGTCGGTCGCGCTTGCATAACCGCGCGCGCCGCCATTACGGCCGTACAAGGGCACATCGATCGAGTTTGGTGAAGAGGACGCCGTATTGTCGAGAATGTTGGTGTACAGCGCGTCGTAGAAAATTCCATAACCGCCGCGAATGACTGTTTTGCCGTCACCGAAAAGGCTCGGCCAGAAATCAGGCGTGTAGGCAAACCCGATACGTGGCGCGAAGTGCATGTACTGCTGGTCTGCCTTCACCACGGTGGGGAACGCGACTTCGCCGCCCATGATCGGCTTCACGGCTGGGTACGTCAGCGAATTCTCGGGATTTGTCTGATATTCGTAGCGAAGACCGAGGTTCAAGGTCAGGTTCGACTTGATCTTCCAATTGTCTTGCACATAGTATCCGCTCTGCAGGAGAGTCGGTTCCACGCGCGGATTGCCAATCTGGATGTCGAGGGCCTGTCCGCTGCGCCCTGTGTAGTTGTCGAGGAAATTGCCGAGAGCGCTGTAGCCGCCACCCGCCGAGAAGGTGATCCATCCGCGAGAGTTGATCGGAATGTCGTCGGTCACCGAGATATGGGCGATGTCGACACCCATCTTGACGGTGTGCGCTCCCTTCGTGA
This window encodes:
- a CDS encoding TonB-dependent receptor — encoded protein: MYQKIGTRSVAIVSLMLLILTFAVTGLGQTSKGIIGGTVTDNSGAVVVGAQITATNLDTGDSRTVQSGPTGAFRMEALNLGKYKVTVGYQGFQTQTVTGLEVAGSVMTPLDIRLQIASGTATEITVSADTNQVQTENGELSGSIGSKELSDLPISSLNPIQLALTQPGVIDNNGRGSTNGQGFSVAGGRPQSNNFLIDGQDNNDNSIQGQAFQPQNPNAVQEVAIMTNSYSAEFGRGGSSVTNVIFKSGTNQYHGTLSELYSGSGLDAIDAANGLAGMKDGGDCNRAPNYAPCKGRYDTHTFGFTVGGPIVKDKLFAFGSGLWNRTYGNEVSSTFTIPTANGAAQLSSYGSTNANLMLQYLGNIRGGSNIQNVATGIASMPFVEMGDATRIVPEQSTDTQWNVKVDYLPHQSDSITFHYLHDRGYFSPDWFANSSSVLPNFETYQGGPSWISGGSWTHTFSSNKVNEFRVSYGHLGFTFAPTAGTTANPLYPLPYLSLSSPSTFPLLGTDSGFPQGRSHRTLQLQEAFSITKGAHTVKMGVDIAHISVTDDIPINSRGWITFSAGGGYSALGNFLDNYTGRSGQALDIQIGNPRVEPTLLQSGYYVQDNWKIKSNLTLNLGLRYEYQTNPENSLTYPAVKPIMGGEVAFPTVVKADQQYMHFAPRIGFAYTPDFWPSLFGDGKTVIRGGYGIFYDALYTNILDNTASSSPNSIDVPLYGRNGGARGYASATDLFNSLDPVVSPFNTVTSVSQRMTNPRTTQWNLDVQRELPWNLLATVAYIGSRGQKLLVNDDYNPFGGYDATTGAYIPRYNSDRGAMAIRTNGGDSYYHGLAFTVERKFNKGLMLRSAYTFSKSIDDSSNIFVITGGSSYAQNVWDRQADRGLSAFNAFQRWAFTYVWDVPGFKSENKALDVLGYISRHWQWTGTTSLQSGLPDTIYVGSLDSTGEGHGYSGRPDVLSSRAPMTNVAISGQYSYCWPGDAQTAPAYDWATCAPISQSDLNGYHWFIPFGRPGNEGRNSYILPGQINFNFGINRNIPIPKHESQFLQLRVEMYNPFNHPNESANPGGFWTTDVNTIAPDNPSHLFDKFWARQGGRSIRLSAKYQF
- a CDS encoding alpha/beta hydrolase, whose translation is MYWLITNRNIEANGFGTTFADVTYWTAPADADPKQKASWSQETKDSFRAKLVAVADTFPPPTTTQPADQKHITFLVHGYNNSWSDAMGLYQRVATSMYSGANGLGECISFDWPSKGDLMGYLPDRSQARQSAEDFADVLSDLYDWLLIKENAAAKDVNNACKAKTSLIAHSMGNYVFQCAMNYTWTKKNRPLLVSLVHEALMVAADVDNDLFRSGEVVESGDGEGIANLTYRITALYSGRDAVLGVSSGLKHFGKRRLGRSGLDQTTALPDNVWDIDCTNLIHPDVSGISVHGSYFFPDESDCYPLMRELLRGIDRSVLIAKGMVPSALSKTQTVGS
- a CDS encoding NAD(P) transhydrogenase subunit alpha: MLACFIGFEVIRRVSPLLHTPLMSLTNALDAIAVVGAITLVGAHPHSRLTTIAGTIAIAAATSNVVGGFFITDRMLRMFKTSRPASKAQ
- a CDS encoding Re/Si-specific NAD(P)(+) transhydrogenase subunit alpha, producing MIVGVPRESYPGERRVALTPAVVPNLAKAGLEVVIQAGAGADAGYPDALYVEKGAKVLPDRASVFSSADTILQVLGDGANDITGAQDVPFYRRDQVLVGFLRPLGTKEVVQQIADAGVTSFAVELMPRITRAQSMDALSSMANIAGYKAVLMAADLVPRVFPMMTTAAGTITPARVLIIGVGVAGLQAIATARRLGAVVSAYDVRPAVKEQVQSLGAKFVELPLETSDAQDERGYAKAQDEAFYQKQRELLGKVVAESDVVITTAVVPGKKAPLLVPAGMVRGMQPGSVVVDLAAERGGNCELTKPAQNVVENGVTIVGQVNVASGVPFHASQMYAKNLLTFLQSQTKEGKFLYDMSDQVTTDTLLTRGGQIVNKRVREHFGLPPLA